The Drosophila nasuta strain 15112-1781.00 chromosome 2L, ASM2355853v1, whole genome shotgun sequence genome window below encodes:
- the LOC132786893 gene encoding uncharacterized protein LOC132786893, producing the protein MPSSMKLDWGRHRLANQSVNMATFDNWLFNVAMCASMVTPYDVGRTTSAKASKERLFVHSVSDNNEETQQRQHHGESEKTTCPKCGGTHRLSECVDFRALKVKQRWEFVKSKRLCFCCFWRHLVRNCKAKETCGVDGCKSIHHVLLHTAAGSDGRTKLTGQTVHRSANKEESSIMFHGRTASSPLFRYIPITIHGKSKSVKTFALADEGAACSLIERSLSDELELEGPATQLCLKWTGDVSKVENNSQSLDITVSTTSMESQRYILKNPYSNVRARIIIGLDNIKWTIPLELHESEDDDVIAARCRLGWAVYGRSAKEYSSIPRLLHICQCSETGSLDVALKEYFSLESLGIVATINPLRSKDDERSMQIMEATTTFLADEKRWQTGLLWRFDKVVLPDSYEMCLKRLKCLESKMSKDPQLRNFMVTTMKNYKENRYIRRLDDSELARKDITWFLPIFTVTNPNKKKTRLVWDAAAKIQGVSLNDCLLKGPDTLASLMGILIRFRERPIAISGDIREMFHQVRVRPEDQAAQRFLWRDGNSQRPPEVYVMQVMTFGASCSPSLASYVLKRNAQRYEAEYPEAVKAICGNTFVDDWLQSVDSVAEMTKLAQAVKLIHAGGGFDMRHWTSNSQAVVCALENRYDMMDKPICYPDVGPEKVLGMWWQPGEDCLTFMVKPDTIAKALDGRPTKRRVLSMIMTIFDPLGIVGFFNIRAKIILQNIWRSGVGWDEPLKEEDEADWRRWLDLVPTLNNLRIARCLKGVSAARCLEMHTFVDASVNAYAAVVYIRDEVDDQVHCSLVASKTRVAPLKPISIPRMELMAAVLGLRLARCIESEMSVHVDKKVFWTDSRDVLFWIRSDVRKFHQFVALRIGEILEGSDVSNWRWVPSAQNVADDGTKWTRTPVINEANRWFRGPQFLYSDDSQWPQMNIDASQHSHTILQHVEEQLEAMSPLSCISPDPERFSKLERLRAAQLRVLDFLRSIVKKSMGSELKKLLLLERPIEMDIILIRVCQETEYFSEMKCLKMGSSIIDRKSKLFKCSPYLDEVSILRVKGRIDVIEGVEVNLKRPIILPRRHRFTYLLIESYHRRYHHLYDEIVVNELRQKFLIFGLRALVREVSQTCPACRMRRARPRPPEMGSLPRERLAHHMAPFTYTGVDYFGPIDIVVGRRHEKRWGVLFTCLTIRAVHLDIATSLSTDSFLCILKAFIARRGCPRRMMSDNGTNFRGASRVLKDEVERISTRDVETKYPEMEFMFIPPGSPHMGGAWERLVRSTKSILTEILPPGGLREEVLRAALADVEGILNSRPLTYVPLESADSEALTPNHFLLGHSSGIRERDSEIQNGNKLAKGFRISSQLADQFWKRWIREYLPTLTRRTKWFQPPPDSIAVNDIVVIADENGKRNSWPKGVVVDVHRSRDGQVRSAVVRTPEGIMTRPAVKLAKLDLKIGNTQRKC; encoded by the exons ATGCCGAGCAGTATGAAGTTGGACTGGGGTCGACACCGATTGGCGAATCAAAGCGTCAACATGGCCACATTCGACAATTGGCTTTTTAATGTGGCAATGTGTGCCAGTATGGTAACTCCGTATGATGTCGGACGAACGACCTCAGCCAAAGCTTCAAAAGAAAGGTTGTTTGTGCACAGTGTTAGCGACAACAATGAGGAGactcaacagcgacagcatcatGGAGAATCAGAGAAGACTACATGCCCAAAATGTGGAGGCACGCACCGACTGTCGGAATGTGTCGACTTTCGAGCATTGAAAGTTAAACAGCGCTGGGAGTTTGTGAAATCGAAACGGCtatgtttctgttgtttctgGCGGCATCTCGTACGAAACTGCAAAGCTAAAGAAACCTGTGGCGTCGATGGATGCAAATCAATTCACCACGTACTGCTGCATACCGCTGCAGGCAGTGATGGCAGAACCAAGCTGACTGGGCAAACAGTGCACCGATCTGCCAACAAGGAGGAGTCTTCAATCATGTTTCATGGAAGGACTGCGAGTAGCCCTCTCTTTCGCTATATCCCGATAACGATCCACGGCAAATCCAAATCtgtgaaaacatttgctttggccgatgaAGGAGCTGCttgttctttaattgaaagatCCTTGTCTGACGAGCTCGAGCTAGAAGGACCGGCAACTCAATTGTGCCTGAAATGGACAGGTGATGTTTCTAAGGTTGAAAACAATTCGCAATCGTTGGACATCACTGTATCAACTACGAGTATGGAATCGCAGCGATACATTCTGAAAA ATCCCTATTCCAACGTACGAGCACGAATCATCATTGGACTCGACAACATTAAATGGACTATTCCGCTGGAGTTGCATGAAAGTGAAGACGACGATGTTATTGCAGCACGTTGCAGGCTTGGCTGGGCTGTTTACGGCCGCTCAGCAAAGGAATACTCATCGATTCCACGCCTGCTACATATTTGCCAATGTAGTGAGACTGGCAGTTTGGATGTTGCATTGAAAGAGTACTTTTCTTTGGAATCTCTGGGAATTGTCGCTACGATCAATCCATTACGATCCAAAGACGATGAGCGATCGATGCAAATCATggaagcaacgacaacgttcTTGGCGGACGAGAAAAGGTGGCAAACTGGACTACTGTGGAGATTCGATAAAGTGGTCTTGCCTGACTCCTATGAAATGTGTCTTAAGCGTCTAAAATGTCTCGAATCAAAAATGTCGAAAGATCCGCAGTTACGCAACTTCATGGTAACGACGATGAAAAACTATAAGGAAAATCGTTACATCAGACGCCTGGATGATAGTGAGTTGGCGCGTAAAGATATAACATGGTTTCTTCCTATCTTTACAGTCACCAACcctaacaagaagaagacacgTTTAGTGTGGGACGCCGCAGCGAAGATCCAAGGAGTGTCTCTAAACGACTGCCTGCTAAAAGGTCCTGACACACTTGCATCATTGATGGGCATTCTAATACGCTTCAGAGAACGCCCAATTGCTATTTCGGGAGACATACGCGAAATGTTCCACCAAGTGAGGGTGCGACCAGAGGATCAGGCAGCTCAGAGATTCCTCTGGCGTGATGGAAACTCGCAACGGCCACCGGAGGTATACGTCATGCAAGTTATGACTTTTGGAGCATCGTGTTCACCTTCCTTGGCGAGTTACGTTTTGAAACGCAATGCTCAACGATATGAAGCTGAATATCCCGAGGCCGTAAAAGCCATTTGCGGCAACACTTTCGTCGATGACTGGCTTCAGTCTGTGGACTCAGTAGCTGAGATGACAAAGCTGGCCCAGGCTGTAAAACTAATTCATGCTGGTGGAGGATTTGACATGCGACACTGGACATCCAATTCTCAAGCAGTGGTCTGTGCTCTTGAGAATAGATATGACATGATGGACAAGCCAATTTGTTACCCAGACGTTGGTCCGGAAAAGGTTCTGGGCATGTGGTGGCAACCTGGAGAAGATTGTCTAACGTTTATGGTGAAGCCAGATACGATCGCAAAGGCTCTGGATGGTCGGCCAACTAAACGCCGCGTCCTGAGCATGATTATGACCATATTCGACCCCCTTGGAATTGTTGGATTTTTCAACATACGCGCAAAAATCattctgcaaaatatatgGAGGAGTGGAGTCGGATGGGATGAGCCGCTCAAGGAAGAAGACGAGGCAGACTGGCGTCGTTGGTTGGATTTGGTGCCAACGTTAAACAATCTGCGTATAGCCCGATGTTTGAAAGGAGTTAGTGCAGCTAGATGTCTGgaaatgcatacatttgtagACGCAAGTGTTAATGCATACGCTGCCGTCGTATACATCCGAGATGAAGTAGACGATCAAGTTCATTGCAGTCTTGTAGCGTCGAAAACAAGAGTTGCTCCATTGAAACCAATTTCGATACCTCGCATGGAACTCATGGCTGCTGTTTTGGGACTGAGGTTGGCCAGATGTATCGAGTCTGAAATGTCAGTACACGTTGACAAGAAAGTGTTCTGGACAGACTCTAGAGACGTTCTATTCTGGATACGTTCGGATGTTCGTAAGTTTCACCAATTTGTTGCACTCCGCATTGGCGAAATCTTAGAAGGATCAGATGTGAGTAACTGGAGATGGGTCCCGTCAGCGCAAAATGTGGCCGACGATGGTACCAAATGGACAAGAACGCCTGTCATTAACGAAGCGAATAGGTGGTTCAGAGGGCCTCAATTTCTATATTCGGATGACTCTCAGTGGCCGCAGATGAACATTGATGCGAGCCAACATAGCCATACTATTCTGCAACACGTCGAAGAGCAATTGGAAGCCATGTCACCTTTGAGCTGTATCTCACCAGACCCAGAAAGATTCAGCAAACTGGAGAGATTAAGAGCCGCACAGTTACGAGTATTGGATTTCTTGCGATCTATTGTCAAGAAGAGCATGGGATCGGAATTAAAGAAGTTACTATTACTTGAGCGGCCAATCGAGATGGATATCATTCTAATACGAGTGTGCCAGGAAACCGAGTATTTCAGCGAGATGAAATGCTTGAAAATGGGAAGCAGTATTATAGATCGGAAGAGCAAGCTATTTAAATGCTCTCCGTACTTGGACGAAGTGAGCATACTGCGCGTCAAGGGAAGAATCGACGTAATAGAAGGAGTCGAAGTAAACCTAAAGCGACCCATAATCCTACCAAGAAGACATCGATTTACATATCTGCTGATTGAGTCATATCATCGCCGGTACCATCATCTGTACGACGAGATCGTGGTCAATGAACTACGCCAAAAGTTCCTGATATTTGGTCTGAGAGCCTTGGTGAGAGAGGTTTCTCAAACTTGTCCAGCATGCCGGATGAGGCGCGCGCGTCCTAGGCCTCCAGAAATGGGAAGTCTACCGCGCGAGCGTTTGGCGCACCACATGGCGCCGTTCACCTATACAGGAGTGGATTACTTTGGGCCCATCGACATCGTCGTTGGACGACGGCACGAGAAGCGCTGGGGTGTTCTGTTCACATGCCTCACAATTCGCGCCGTACACCTGGATATTGCAACGTCATTGTCAACCGActcttttctttgtattctaAAGGCATTTATAGCGAGACGTGGTTGCCCGCGACGAATGATGTCCGATAATGGAACTAACTTCCGAGGTGCGAGTAGAGTGTTAAAAGATGAAGTGGAGCGTATATCGACCAGGGATGTGGAGACCAAATACCCAGAAATGGAGTTCATGTTCATTCCGCCAGGCTCACCGCACATGGGCGGTGCATGGGAAAGATTGGTACGCTCAACAAAGTCCATTCTAACGGAAATCTTGCCGCCTGGTGGATTGCGAGAAGAAGTGCTTCGTGCTGCGTTGGCTGATGTGGAGGGTATTCTCAACTCACGCCCACTCACATATGTACCACTGGAATCGGCAGACTCAGAAGCGCTTACACCGAACCATTTCCTCTTGGGCCACTCTAGTGGAATTCGTGAACGAGACAGCGAAATACAAAATGGTAACAAGCTTGCCAAAGGATTCAGAATTTCGAGCCAGTTAGCCGATCAGTTCTGGAAAAGATGGATTCGAGAATATCTGCCAACGCTTACGCGCCGTACCAAATGGTTCCAACCGCCGCCAGATTCGATCGCCGTGAATGacattgttgttatcgcaGATGAGAATGGCAAACGAAACAGCTGGCCCAAAGGAGTTGTGGTAGATGTTCACCGATCGAGAGACGGTCAGGTAAGGAGTGCCGTTGTACGCACTCCAGAAGGTATTATGACTCGCCCCGCCGTAAAGCTAGCcaaattagatttgaaaatTGGTAATACACAACGCAAATGCTAG